The genomic DNA AATGACGGTTAAAAGACTGGAGGGTATGGGAGGGGGGACAGTTAGAAGACGGGAGGACAGTTAGAAGACGGGAGGGTAAGGACAGAGAGGATGGTTAGAAGACTGGAGGGTAAGGACAGAGAGTATGGTTAGAAGACTGGAGGGTAAGGACAGAAATGACGGTTAAAAGACTGGAGGGTATGGGCAGAGAGGACAGTTAGAAGACAGGAGGGTAAGGACAGAGAGCATGGTTATAAGACTGGAGGGTATGGTCAGAGAGGACGGTTAGAAGACTGGAGGGTATGGGCAGAAAGGACAGTTAGAAGATGGGAGGGTATGGATAGAGAGGATGGTTAGAAGACTGGAGGGTAAGGACAGATATGACAATTAGAAGACTGGAGGGTATGGGCAGAGAGGACGGTTAGAAGACTGGAGGGTAAGGACAGAGAGGATGGTTAGAAGACTGGAGGAAATtgacagatatataaatatgctgcctCCTATAACCCTTTCTGTAGACCCCTCGTACCTTCTGTGCAGCTAATACTGATGACCTGAGTGCAGTGGTGTCTCATGTCCATAGACAGTTTCCTGATGCCCCAGTGCTGGCTGTCGGAGTATCACTGGGAGGGTAAGTACTCAGTTGTAGCCATGTTGTATAGACACAACCACAATGAATGAAAAGCAGAAACCCCCATGACCTTCtgctatatattaataaataattagttCTCCAATATAAAACCTTCTGCTGGAAGCCTCTCCAAAATGTCACCATCCTCCCCACATAGGGAGAGTTGCCTCTCTGAGTCCTATAGCTGGTACCCAGTTGGTGATGGGTGAGTGGAAAGATTAGCAGACAATTAATGGTTTCACTTTTTTCTTAAGAGGACGGAATAAAGTAAATAAGGGTCTGACTAGTAATTCCTCAGCTCATGAAACGTAAGTGGAGATGGTAGGACCCATATCTGACTTTGCACCCCTGATGCCTCCATCTTTCTCTCAGGATGATGCTCCTGAACTATCTGGCTGCACAGGGCTCATCAGTTCCTCTTTGGGCCGCGCTCTGCTTCTCCACTCCATGGAATGTGTTTGAGTCCACGCGGTCTTTGGAGGAGCCACTCAACTACCTTCTCTTCAACTATTCGCTAAACAAGTCGCTGAGGAGAGCCACTGAGCAGTGAGTATCTATGGGTCCCGCCCATGCGCTTCTCCAATATTGTCCTCCTGGAAACTGAAGTTAAGCGTCTCTTTTGTAGGCATCGTCATGTCATTGGGAAGGCAGTAAATGTGGATCACATATTGCAGGTAAGTGTCTGCTCACACTGTATGGGGCTCCTCATGAGTACACAACCTACCTCCTATATGACTATTTTATTGCAGTCCCGATCCATCAGGGAGTTTGATGAGCGCTACACCTCAGTGGTTTGGGGCTTTCCCTCTTGTGATGACTACTACACTCAGGCCAGTCCTGATTTCAAACTCAGCCACATTCGGACCCCTGTTCTCTGTCTCAATGCTGCAGATGACCCGTTCTCCCCCAGTGCAGGTATGTTGCCATTTAGTCAGCCAGTAAGTACTAACTCTGCCTGTTGAACAAGCTGCAATATACACCAGCACCTTTTCCCCAGCAAATACATTGGCCTTGGCCTCTCTATGTATCTCCTGTGTGTAGCCATGCAACAGGACTGCCAGCGACACATGAACACACTGACGGCTCTGGGTACAAAGGTCACTGGGCGGTGCATGTAGGGGCCCTGTAGGGCCGGTATCAGTGAGATACAGAGTTGTGCTGATGTGTATTAGGGACTTTGACTCCAACATCACTGGATCTGCACCCCTCCCCCCTCACACACAAGTGCCAGGTAGAACATGCACTGGATATACTCGAGGTTAGTGGGACAGTGCAACATTGAGTGATAGGCACCCCCAAAACCCCACTGTTTCCTCCCCATTTAGCCAATTGCACCTCATGGTTCTTCTCTTTGCAGCCATTCCTGTGTCTAAAGCCTCGTCCAATCCCCATGTGGCTCTGCTCATTCCTGCCCATGGGGGGCACATTGGCTTCCTGGAAGGTCTTCTCCCCACCCACCAGCGATATATGGACCGGGTCTTTCAGCAGTTTGTTGGGGCCATTTTGGACCATCGAGATGAGCTGAACCTGGGAGAGAACCATCAATATCCCAAGACCCCCAACTGGCAGAGAGAGCCCCAGTGGAAGATATAGAAGGACATATTGGATATTAGAAGATATAAAGAAGGGCAGATATTAAGGGTTGGCGGGAGTGGACATTTTCTAGGGTACAGAGTCCATTTGATGGTCCCGGCCCCGATACCCCACACAACTAATTACTTGTACTGAGAAACACGACCAAGCGCAGGGATACATTATGGCTTGAGACTGCAATACTTCAACCCCCATATGTACAacacactaagtttgcccaggtgcagtaacccatggcaaccaacaaAGAAACACTTTGAAACAGGTAATCAGTTATCACTTGCTACTAATTAGTTACTATATGTGATTATTATGATCAATGGAGAAAGCTTTGGGTGCTGAATAAAGCAAGGTCCCCCCATGTCTGAATGATGCTGCACCCACAGTTACTGTCCTGCAAGGCCAAGCAAGTGTTCCATCCTTACTCATGATAATTGGGGCACAGACACTGCACCCCCTGTCCCTAATTAATATTCAAATCCAGTTGAGTGAATAACCTGCATTGTTCATGGAGTGGGTCATTCCTCAATTCTGTGTCACATAAACATCTGCTTTGGAATAAAGACATCAGAGGGAATGAAACGGAAGCATGTGATTGGTCTATTTCTTGGCTAATTGAATGACCAATCAGAGATGTTAAAGCCACCCCCCAATAAGGCAAGATGGGAGTGCTGGGTGGGTTCCTATCAATATTCTGTATTTAGGTGTATTTAGGTGTTTGAGTTCTGCAGCAGTTGTGGGGTTGCATTTTGGATCAGCACCTCCAGCGTACAAAGAACACACACACTGAATCCAGGACTGggttccctaatttacatatgcaaatccaggcaactatatgcaaattaggggttggccatatccttcatgaaagattcggctgaatcccaaaatattaGGTTGGATGCATGGTTTGTACAAAGAGACCATCTGAAAGGAGGCAGTTGGTGCTCGTGTAGCTCTTGGGCAATTTCAACTAATCCGTTGCTAGGACTACTATGGccttagcaaccaagcagcagttTAGAGTCAGAATATAGAAGAGGAAGTAGAAAGATATAAATAATGAGTACAAGTCCCGAGCAGCTTTGATTGGCCGACTGGGGAATGATCTGCCCAGCAAAATCGATGGAATTGGTTTCCTAGAACCCCCCAGAGATACATCAGCACCCGGGAGCCCAATGAAAAGATGAAAACACTCGCCCCATTTCTAATGAGATCCAGTTCATTGAGATAAATATAAAGAAGGCACtaccacagcccccccccccatagactgGCACATATACAAACTGGCAGCCGCAGTGCCCCCCAATATTCTCCAGGTACAAGATGCCCCCATAGACGCACGCTCAGTCCCACTTGGGAAGCAGTGGCTGATGGGAGTTATTGGCAGAGATGGGACTTGGTTTAGTCTTTGGCTCAGTGGGGGGAGGGTAATTAAGCTGGAGGGCAGCTGGACGGGTGCAACAGTAAATTAAGACATTAGAGTGGGGAGACTGGTAGAGAGTTTAGTCCTGCAGAAAAAGAGAGACCTCTGGGCCCTTCATACAACTTTACTTTGTGGGGCTCCATGCAAACATGGCAGACTTGCTGCTCCACTGCCCCACTGTGCCCAGGGCATTCCTTCTATTATACATATTGAACTCTATATTACATACAATGAACTCTATATTATACATGATGAACTCCATATTACATACAATGAACTCTATATTATACATGATGAACTCCATATTACATACAATGAACTCTATATTATACATGATGAACTCCATATTACATACAATGAACTCCATATTATACATGATGAACTCCATATTAAATACAATGAACTCTATATTATACATGATGAACTCTATATTACACACAATGAACTCTATATTATACATGATGAACTCTATATTACATACAATGAACTCTATATTATACCTGATGAACTCGTACAATTTTGATGGCCCAGAATATAGACGGCTGTGTGATGTGTGGAGTTCATCTCCGCCCAGTTGATTATTCTGGTAATCTCTGCCATTACTGATGCGCATCTTGTTTGTTGAGGAAGTCTACAGTCGTACTGTTGTCTGACTATATGCCGACGTGGGTCATCCTGAGAGATGGTGTCCAGTGTAGAAGAGCAATGAGAATGGCACGTATCTCTACAATGTTATGTGAAGCTTCTGCTCCTGAGTATTCCAGAGACCTTGGCAGATACTGTGTTGCCAGGCTGCTCCCCATCCGATCAGACTTGCGTCTATGGAAAGGACTATTGGCACTGGTAGTTGCCATCTTTTGCCTATAGATACGTTGCCTGTTAGTGACCACCAGTGAAGGCTGTTTCGCGTTACGTTGGACAACAAGATTAGTTGTGTGAGGTCCTGCTGGTCTCTGTTCAACTTTCTGAGAAATTCTCTCTGCAGTTGTCTCATCTATGGTTGATGCCATGAGTCCCAGTAGTTGCAGGATTGTATAGGCTGATGTATAGACTGTGTTAGTTGATGAATACAAATTTGAGCATTCTTAGAAAATCAGAATGTTGTCTAGATCAGGATAGACATGCACTCCTAGGGATCGAATAGTTGCTCCTAGTATCTTTGTGAAGACCCTTGGTGCCAATGTTAGGCCGGAGGGCACGGCttgaaactgaaaatgttgttgGTTGAGGAAAAATCGGAGAAGTTTTTGGTGAGCTGAATGAATTGGGATATGATGGTATGCATCCTTCAGATCTACTTTGGTCATGAACGCCACTAGTGGTATGGCTCTTGTTATTCATCTCATGGTTTCCTTCTTGAAACGCTGGTATTTTATAAATTTGTTGAGAGGGTGCAGGTTTAGAATTGGGCGAAAACCACCATCTTTCTTTGGtactaaaaaaagatttaagtAGAAACCCTGGAATTGGCACTAGAGTTACTACTCCGTTCTCCAGAAGCTCGTGAAGGATTGTAGTTGTGGCTGCTGCCTTGACTGGGTTTGGAAGTCCTTGATGGGACAAATCTGGAGGTTGGCGGCAGcttgttgaaaaatattttgtgacCTGACACTACTATGTTTAGTACCCATGGATCTGAAATTTTGCCAATTTTGAGCAAACTTTTGAAGTCTGCCGCCGACCTTTAGAGTGTCGTTTACGGAGGAGTCTGGAATCCTGAATCTTAGTTGGTCCTCATTTTGTGGAAAATTTTGGCTGTGTCTGTTAGGATTTGAACTTTCTGTTGGAGGACTGAGGTGCAGTGGATCTACCTCTGTTAGATGATCTAGAGTAGGATCCCCAAGAACGGTGGTAAAAATGACTCTTGTGAAACTCTTTGCGTGGTCTTTTACCCTGAGGTAGGAAACCTCCTTTCCCTCCAGTTACCtctgaaattatgtttttaagtTCAGGTCCGGATAATGGAGAACCCTTGAATTTAAGGGAACTGTCTCAACCACAATGCGCTGATAGATGCCGCGGCTGATCTAGTTGCCAGTTTAGTTATTTCCAGGGAAGCATCGCTGAGGAACGAGAGTGCTAAACGGAGTTGATCTAATATGCCATTTGCTTCTGAATTTGAGTTAGAAGGGACTCTCTAACTCTGTGATCTACACTGAGACAGGCCGAGGCCACAAAATGGCAGTCGAATGAATAAAATCACGCTCAGTGCAGACTCCATCTTTTTCTCCATTGGATCACGGAATGATCGAGCGTCCTCAGAAGGAAGTGTAGTGTTTCTAGACAAACGCCCAATAGCAG from Xenopus laevis strain J_2021 chromosome 5S, Xenopus_laevis_v10.1, whole genome shotgun sequence includes the following:
- the abhd1 gene encoding abhydrolase domain containing 3 (The RefSeq protein has 1 substitution compared to this genomic sequence); protein product: MPLQQTSIQNWTLSLSPVLLGVASAYVWFYRSYICKKPRLVSDLPFQLFLERYCPIVKEKFRPTMWCFGGRIQTILRVILLSKPPVSYRKEILKTTDGGQISLDWVDNNESSQFPGASLRPTVIFLPGLTGNSRQSYILHLVHQASRDGYRSVVFNNRGFGGEELLTPRTFCAANTDDLSAVVSHVHRQFPDAPVLAVGVSLGGMMLLNYLAAQGSSVPLWAALCFSTPWNVFESTRSLEEPLNYLLFNYSLNKSLRRATEQHRHVIGKAVNVDHILQSRSIREFDERYTSVVWGFPSCDDYYTQASPDFKLSHIRTPVLCLNAADDPFSPSAAIPVSKASSNPHVALLIPAHGGHIGFLEGLLPTHQRYMDRVFQQFVGAILDHRDELNLGENHQYPKTPNWQREPQWKI
- the abhd1 gene encoding abhydrolase domain containing 3 isoform X1, whose protein sequence is MPLQQISIQNWTLSLSPVLLGVASAYVWFYRSYICKKPRLVSDLPFQLFLERYCPIVKEKFRPTMWCFGGRIQTILRVILLSKPPVSYRKEILKTTDGGQISLDWVDNNESSQFPGASLRPTVIFLPGLTGNSRQSYILHLVHQASRDGYRSVVFNNRGFGGEELLTPRTFCAANTDDLSAVVSHVHRQFPDAPVLAVGVSLGGMMLLNYLAAQGSSVPLWAALCFSTPWNVFESTRSLEEPLNYLLFNYSLNKSLRRATEQHRHVIGKAVNVDHILQSRSIREFDERYTSVVWGFPSCDDYYTQASPDFKLSHIRTPVLCLNAADDPFSPSAAIPVSKASSNPHVALLIPAHGGHIGFLEGLLPTHQRYMDRVFQQFVGAILDHRDELNLGENHQYPKTPNWQREPQWKI